The DNA segment AAACAAACAATTACACAATTTTGAACACTAGCTGTaagtttaataaacacaaataaactcCTGAGTCATGGTTAAAGCCAACACCCTCCTATTCAAACATAACATTACAATAATTGAAACGAGTCCAAGCTatcagtaaaataaacattttgcgTTGAATAAGGTTcagtacataaatataaatttgtgcTATTACACATACAAGCACACACTTgtgaaaaaaaaggtcaaaccaATTTTTAGATGTTATTGCAAACCAGCTCTTCACAGTAAACATTATGGCTATGGTGAGCTCAAAATCTGAACCAGTCAATAACTTGTAATGCATCATGAGTTGCATTATAGCAAAATCAAGCAATTAAGATCCAAGTTAACAAACATTAATTTCACAATAAAAttcaaacaatacacacacttcttccccctccatttcttttttgttacaataaaaataataataaatggttagatttgcaaataaaatacaaacagacCTCCAGTTTGATCATAAAAGTTTATTCTTATACAGCCCTGTTTACAAAACACATTTCTGTGTGCATTCTCcagatatatacatttttttataagacTGAAATAAGGCTAACTGCTTTCTTTGAAAATTTTTCATGAAGCACTAATAATTAGTGAATGAATCTGAATTTGTATAAAAGATTTCCAGTCAGCTATAAGAAGATATATTTTGCTATATGCATCATGAATTGATGACATACCCTTATTTTAGACAAGGAACGAAAATTTTGAAAGGCAGAATACTCAAACACAAATAGACAGCTGTAAGAGATAGGAGTCTCATGCTATAAACTGACAATTTGACACATTTTTAATAGGGAGAGTTATAAGAGATCCCACAGAATAGTATGCGCAGAAAAAGCCCCATATCTCTGATGCTGTATTTTAAATGAAGACCTAACGATCTCTGCTACACAAGGTCACATCACAAAAACGTAATAGTGTATTGAAGTAAACGTGGCTTGTGATTTAACATAAAGTggtaaaaatcaaacaaaatttCATTTCTGAGTTTGTCTTTCCCCCCCAAATGTTTGGCTATAAGATTTATTTCAAGCATGgtgaaataatttaaaacaacattGAGGAAAAGGAAGACGTTACAGTTACTGATAGTGTTTTTTCTAATAAACTCAAGTATTTTCGATGCACAGCAGTTCTTTTGTGAAACCATACTAGTCTAGAACATTTAGAAAACGTCTCAGACTTCTGGAGTTCTCTTGACAACAATAATTTACGAGTGCAAACTTGGAAACGTTCTCAACATTGGCTGGGGTTCAGCGTCTCTTTGTGAAAGCTGCACAGTTACCATAACAAGTCAGAACAAAGCATGGTTTTCATCAACCCAGCCTGCAGCCAGATCACAGAACCCTTTACATAACCAGGAGGAATTGACTTAATATCAAATTCAAATAAACACactcaatatttatatattttatacataactTACATACAAAAATGGCTTATTTTTAAGTTTTCTTAATTCAGTAAAACCACATTTCTTTTGACTGAACGGTTACACAGGGAAGAAGCATTTGCTTAGACACCAAATAAGGTTTGAGAAAGCACAGTGAAGATAAAGACAGAAGGATAGAGACCAACAAGATGACTGCACTGTACAACCAATCCTTTGTCATGTTACACAGATCCTGGTGTTCACAGCATGGACTAACTTAACTCactgtttaaaacagaaatgacTGATatcttatttaaataatgtttttctgaaaataatCAGACCGAAATGATCTACAAGCAGCCAAGAAAAAACTGCATGAAAAGGTTTCTAACTGCTGTTCATTTAAACCTTGCTGTTTAATTGTGTAGGCAAAGGAAGTTCTGGtgtatttgcatttcttttggTCTCGTGTTGTGTGTAAAACTATTATACAGCCTGCCGATACCAATTCAGTCCTTATAAAGACATATAGAAGAAACAAGACATTCGAAGAATAAATTCGCTGTAATCGGGAGGAGACTTCTATCTATGCCTACAGAAGCTTAGTCAGAGTAGCTTTAACATTTTAGCTCCTCAGTGCTGCTAGCCTGGACTGCATTTCTTCAATATCTTCCTCTTCGTCTTCTGAGGCTGCGGTAGCCCCGACTGGCTCTGGCTCAGGAAGAGCGTCTGTGACTTTGCCGGGAGCTTTTCCAAGAGCGCCTAttagtacaaaataaaaaaaaaaacattatgcatTAGATATTGATGGATCACACGGCTTTTTATATGAAAGCACACTTTACTGTAGATCATGGTGGCTTATTAACATTACATACGCACCAGAAACATGAGTACCTGAATTAAAACTTTtgttatattaaaacaaaaccatcttttattaaatttgatCATTTATATGATAACTTGTATAACAAATATACACtgatgtaataattttattaaaatctgaTTCTGTTTTCAGAATGAAACAGTCTATTAGACTGCAGGACCACTATAAAACTTGCCATTTAAAAGCACTATAACAATACAAGAACAAGTCTACCTAACTCTTTTAAGGTGGTATAagagataaaaagaaagcaTTATATAAAAGCACAGCACCATGAgtcttaaattaaataaaaggagCAGAATGGATTATGAACAGTTTTGGGGAATTTTATAGCAGAGTGAAATCAAGGGCTGTTTCTGATAAACAGGGGCTTGGTTTAAACTGATCCATCACAGCAGTAAGAACTTATTTTCAGCCCCAAAAATTCTAACTGACCCACAGCAAAGTTCATCTGCATGTTATGAGAGTGTGCAGAACAGCAAATAGCTTTGTGTGCACTTAATTCACAACAACTCATGCTACTGTCATGTTACCAAGCACCTTCACCGACTCGGTTCTGCAGGTTTGCATGATACTGGTTGCATGATGCTTAAATGATTAGTACATTTGCCACTGGTAGCGTTTCATTGTCTAGCTTTGGAAGCACCCATGATCAAaagtcaagtcatgtcaagtcactacataagctaaaaaaaaaaaaaaagctaaacttCACATTAAATATTGTACCAAAATTAAGTTGCAGTGGCAAATTAAACACAATAAACTCTCTGTGTAAAATCAAGCTCCTTACCGGCTGTGATCTCAAACAGGATCCTATCAACTTCCGCCTCTGCTGCTTCCTCCATTTCATCCTCATCTTCCATGCCCTCAAACGTGTCCTCCAGCATCTCCTCTATAATACCCGcctacacaacatacacaaacgCAATGATGAAATCACATAAAACTCCTAATATGATGCAGGGAGTGTGTTCGAGTTATGTTTATCTTTCTATAGGCCCTAGAAGTGAAGTGATGGTCCTGTGGGTGTCACTGTAACATTGCACCTGCTTATGGCTACACATTTTCAAAAGAACTGAAGgcaaagttaaaaataaataaaaataaaatcctacAGCAGTGTATAGAATGTGTTGTTATCAGTATCAGACTATCATATAACATTAAAGACACATATACTggtaaaatgtgttttgtgtgtcaaaacatacacaaaatgtgagtgtgtgtgaaccaCATGATAAGATTCTGCTTCTAAGGAGTTACATTAAGGTGTAATAATATTTTCCTAGAAGTTTTCACTGTGAACCTTGTTGTTGTGATTGTGCTGtatgtattataaattataGGATTACAAAAatttaagaagaaaataattaagCACATCATGTGGTTAGAAAAAACCCAGACTTTAACTAGGCTATGGAAATGTAggctattaaaaaaattataaaaacaagcacaaacacactcaaaaacaCACTTTTCAACACATTTCTGGTGATTTACAGACCTTCATCATCTCCTTTGAGAGTTCCCTCATAGTAGCCTGGATCTCAGGGATTTTCACCAGGTTCTGCATGGCCTTCATGACCTCTGTGCTCTTCTGCAATGCGCCGGCCATTCTTAACACAGCTGTCAGAACATACaccaaaataaatatgtatctATGATCAGTAAAAGGGTTTGGTATTCTGAATGTAGTGTAAGCAAGATGTAAGCCCTACTCACATAACTGATTCTTCATACTAAGAAGCACAGAGTTCATTTGGGCTTTGGAGGCATAAAGTTTGTTGACTGCCTTCTTTGAATGAATCATCTCTTTGGCAAGAATGATGCACACGTCCTTTTGTCCCTTCTTTGCGGCATCTTTAATGGATCGTTTACTTTCTCCTCCTCTCGCTGAATATCTACGAAATGATAAAAAACTCACATCGAGCACACCGAAACTCCTCATTTTAAGCGACACCGTAACATCATACTATTACACAtaagaaataaagacaaaatgtaGATATTGTTTTACGATCTTTGGGACTTCTATGGGACAAAGCTCACCTCGGATTTGTCTGTCAATCACCCTTATTTCCTTCCGGATTTTCAGGGACCATTCATTAATCTGTAAAGAGAAGCAGGAATGATTATTTCTCAAACTAAGATAGATAGACAGCTCACTGTATTTCAGATGTCACCATATGTAGCATTATAACATGCCACTTAAAACTTGTATTGTACtgcacatttgaaaaaaaaaagaaaaatcctgcCTGTGGCACCTGTCAGTCAATCAGCCACGTGTAGAGATTAAAACGACAACAAGCATATGAAGTGATATCATTAATCACCCACAGTCTATGTGATAAATAATGCGTTATGGTCATTCAACTACATAAAGTTAGCTAGGAACGTTAGCAAGCGAATCCTCCAGGCGTCTTATCTAACACTCCTTACTGATCTGTGGATTCCATCAAACAGCTTTCTGAACACCACAGTTAATCTCCTACCAGGTCTTTGGGCGGTTTCTCAGGTGTTTTTCCGAAAAGCCCCATTCTAAAAGTCTAGCTGGTTAGAGAGCTAAAGAGGATCAAAACAACACATTACAACTCTTCTTCCCCATTCCAAACTAACGACGTCGTCCGCATGACGTCACTTCCGTTGCACGTTTCCCAATTTGTCGTGCAGAATAAAAGCGTGCTGTCATGGCgcagagtgagtgagagttAAAAATACTGTGTAGAGTTTAGCACACTTCCTTAATGAACACATTTTCGCCTACTCATTATGTCAGAGGCTCTCAAAATGTGGGACACATGACAGGTGGGGTGCAATGAACGGCAACATTTATTAATCTTCATTCATAATTTTccctattaaaaataaagttcataCACTCAAAGTGAACATCAAACAATGAGGTCATTAATGCAATGCTTTAGTGTACAGAACACAACTacacttcatttttatctcagatttttttaagaaaccaATTTAGCTGATCACAAAAACCTTTATAGTTAGGGATGGGCGATACCAATAGTTTTCGATCCGATACCAAGATCGGATCGGATCGATCCGATACAAGCATCGTCAATATCGATACCGACACATTTATAAagtatgtataaaatgttttaataaagatctcactgttaaaaaaaatgtccagttGAAATATTTGTACTCGTGCAGTGTAATATTCTGTCCCACGTGAAATACTGTAATATCCTCATATCTGAAACAATCTGTATGGTATAAAGTAAAGCTCTCTAAAATCATTTAGCTAAAGAACTCTGCCTCAAGCCAGAAGACGGGGGTCGTGTACCACCTCTGCTCTGATCTGCTGTACTCTGTCATGCGCtatag comes from the Silurus meridionalis isolate SWU-2019-XX chromosome 8, ASM1480568v1, whole genome shotgun sequence genome and includes:
- the chmp3 gene encoding LOW QUALITY PROTEIN: charged multivesicular body protein 3 (The sequence of the model RefSeq protein was modified relative to this genomic sequence to represent the inferred CDS: inserted 1 base in 1 codon); protein product: MGLFGKTPEKPPKDLINEWSLKIRKEIRVIDRQIRDIQREEEKXKRSIKDAAKKGQKDVCIILAKEMIHSKKAVNKLYASKAQMNSVLLSMKNQLSVLRMAGALQKSTEVMKAMQNLVKIPEIQATMRELSKEMMKAGIIEEMLEDTFEGMEDEDEMEEAAEAEVDRILFEITAGALGKAPGKVTDALPEPEPVGATAASEDEEEDIEEMQSRLAALRS